The nucleotide window TGATGTGTTTTAGCACTTCAATTTCAATGCCAGGGTCCACATCAAGACCGTGCTCTTCGGCCCTGCTTAGTACGTTGCCGCGGCCTGAAAGCTCGCTTACGACGGTACGCATTTCATTGCCGACCACGGATGGATCAATGTGCTGATACGAATCGGCGCTGCGGCGCATGGCGGCCACATGCACTCCGCCTTTGTGAGCAAAGGCACTGCGACCGACATAAGGCAAATGGTCATTGAATGGTAGGTTGGCAAGTTGGGTGACAAAGCGAGAAACTTCGTGAAGCTCTTTTAATTTGCCTTCAGGTAGACATTTGAAAGCCATTTTTAGTTCAAGATCGCCGATCACGGAAATCAAGTTGGCGTTGCCGCACCGTTCTCCATAACCGTTGATAGTGCCTTGAACATGGCTTGCGCCGCCTCGGATTGCAGCAATACTGTTGGCCACAGCGCAATCGGTATCGTTGTGAGCGTGAATGCCTACCGGGTGCTTGAGTTCCTTGCGAACATGAGCGGTGATGGTTTCAATGTCCCAAGGTAAGCTTCCGCCGTTGGTATCGCAGAGCACTAAGACCTCAGCCCCGCCACGTTTGGCTGCCTTCAGCGTTTCAAGGGCATAGCTTGCATCGGTGCGATAGCCATCAAAAAAATGCTCCGCATCATAGACGACGCGCTTGCCTTGTGCTTTTAGGTAAGCTGCACTTTCTTCGATTAACTGTAGATTGATGTCAGGCGTGGTGCGCAATACCTCGGTGACGTGCAACACCCAGCTTTTTCCAAACAAAGTGCAAACCGGCGTCTGGGCCTGAATCAATGTATTGAGGCTGACGTCATCTTCAACAGTGCAAGTGACGCGCCGAGTTGAACCAAAAGCTGTGATGGCAGCATGCTTCCACTGGATGTCTTTGGCTCGCTCGAAGAACTCGGCATCTTTTGGATTTGAACCCGGCCAGCCGCCCTCGATGAAAGCAACCCCGAGTGCATCAAGACGCTGAGCAATGCGAATTTTATCCTGGCACGAATAGGAAATGCCTTCGCTCTGGGTGCCATCCCGTAGGGTGGTATCATAGATGTCGATGTGTTTGGCCACCATGGTGTTATGCTTGCTCGTATGCCGCAATCTTGTTTTCAAATCCGAGAATGTACTCAAGCTGATCGATACCTTGCAGCAAACAATATTTGCTGAAGTCATCGATAGGGAAGCTCTGCTTTGAGCCATCAGGCAGCGTGAGTGTTTGTGATGCGAGATCAATACTTACTGTGGTTCTTGGATCGCTTTTGATCGCTGCAAGCAAAGACTGCTGGGTTTTCGTGTCTACTTCAATGGGAAGAAGACCGTTTTTCAGTGCGTTGTTTTTAAAGATGTCCGCAAAGGAAATTGCAATCACGGCACGCAGGCCCCAGCCCACAAGGGCCCATGGAGCATGTTCCCGTGAGGAGCCCGACCCAAAGTTCTGGCCTGCGACTAGGACCTGAGCGCCCTGGCTTTGTGGAAAGTTGAGCGGAAATTCTGGATTGGGACTTCCGTCTTCAAGGTAGCGCCAGTCGCAAAAGAGTTGTTTTCCGAGCCCT belongs to Myxococcales bacterium and includes:
- a CDS encoding citramalate synthase, yielding MVAKHIDIYDTTLRDGTQSEGISYSCQDKIRIAQRLDALGVAFIEGGWPGSNPKDAEFFERAKDIQWKHAAITAFGSTRRVTCTVEDDVSLNTLIQAQTPVCTLFGKSWVLHVTEVLRTTPDINLQLIEESAAYLKAQGKRVVYDAEHFFDGYRTDASYALETLKAAKRGGAEVLVLCDTNGGSLPWDIETITAHVRKELKHPVGIHAHNDTDCAVANSIAAIRGGASHVQGTINGYGERCGNANLISVIGDLELKMAFKCLPEGKLKELHEVSRFVTQLANLPFNDHLPYVGRSAFAHKGGVHVAAMRRSADSYQHIDPSVVGNEMRTVVSELSGRGNVLSRAEEHGLDVDPGIEIEVLKHIKECEAAGFSFEAAEASVALLLQRRLPAYKAPFKVMDYEVKVGKRQGIDTYAEATVKVAIGDHIEHAIADGDGPVAALDAALRKALGSWLPEIENIRLSDYKVRILDSTDGTSSSVRVLIDSSNSNETWSTVGASGNIIQASLRALVDGIEYGLLNASGH